Proteins encoded within one genomic window of Halofilum ochraceum:
- a CDS encoding lysylphosphatidylglycerol synthase domain-containing protein has protein sequence MKLVSKLNEPGVRRFLLLAQIIVAPVGLVTLLYLLIEELPLVALREAAIAVTASFAVAMLGYGLFAIRLAWILDAFSIRLRRASLWRIHLTSLFYYFFLPAGVGYDLSKVAKISLQARDTAAWHVTAAVAAERVAGGAGIFLLLLGTLPFTRLAPDSRLEWLTAPAWVWLLLLLAAGATIWFIGLIARRTGAYRVAPLIPAVIVSALAHLLVAVAIWFVSQALGIPATFAEIVVALAATLLLQLVPVNLFGVTLGEVAAVTVYLAYGLERPEALLLATVAYSHRLLPAMVGGLIEGGNALWQLRHSVAPGRALDGTGKGDRYVG, from the coding sequence ATGAAACTCGTCTCGAAGCTGAACGAGCCCGGCGTACGGCGTTTCCTCCTGCTCGCGCAGATCATCGTCGCTCCGGTGGGGCTGGTCACCCTGCTCTACCTGCTGATCGAGGAACTGCCACTGGTCGCGCTGCGTGAGGCGGCCATCGCCGTCACCGCTTCCTTCGCGGTCGCGATGCTCGGGTACGGCCTGTTCGCGATCCGCCTGGCGTGGATCCTCGACGCCTTCTCGATCCGATTGCGGCGGGCGAGCCTGTGGCGTATCCACCTGACATCGCTTTTTTATTACTTCTTCCTCCCGGCCGGTGTCGGCTACGACCTTTCCAAGGTCGCGAAGATCTCCCTGCAGGCCCGTGACACGGCGGCCTGGCACGTAACGGCGGCTGTCGCCGCGGAACGCGTGGCGGGTGGTGCGGGCATTTTCCTGCTGTTACTCGGCACCCTGCCGTTCACCCGGCTTGCACCGGACAGCCGCCTCGAATGGCTGACGGCCCCGGCATGGGTCTGGCTCTTACTGCTCCTGGCGGCTGGCGCCACCATCTGGTTCATCGGCCTCATCGCCCGACGCACGGGCGCCTATCGAGTCGCACCACTGATCCCGGCAGTGATCGTCTCGGCGTTGGCGCATCTGCTCGTCGCGGTGGCGATCTGGTTCGTGAGCCAGGCATTGGGCATACCGGCCACCTTTGCCGAGATCGTCGTGGCGCTCGCCGCAACGCTGTTGCTCCAGCTGGTGCCGGTCAACCTGTTCGGCGTAACCCTGGGAGAAGTCGCCGCGGTCACGGTCTATCTCGCCTATGGACTCGAGCGCCCCGAGGCCCTGCTGCTGGCGACGGTCGCCTATTCGCACCGCCTGTTGCCGGCCATGGTCGGCGGGCTCATCGAAGGCGGCAATGCACTCTGGCAACTGCGCCACTCGGTAGCCCCGGGCCGCGCGCTGGATGGCACCGGCAAGGGGGACCGGTATGTCGGCTGA